A window from Methylococcus mesophilus encodes these proteins:
- a CDS encoding tyrosine-type recombinase/integrase, translating to MLTDTEIRRAKPKEKAYKLSDEKGLYLEIMPNGARYWRMKYRFEGKEKRAAFGVYPEVTLKEARDKRDEARKLLAQGIDPTEHKRAIKAAKAALTEHSFEVIAREWHQKVSSAWTPGHSENVLSRLEQNIFPAIGDKPISTITAPDLLKTLRETESRAPETARRLRQTCGQIFRYAIATGRAERDLSGDLRGALTPAGAKRHHASITKPAEIGDLLRNIDGYHGSVVVRAALRLAPLVFVRPGELRQAEWSEINFEAAEWRIPGPKMKMRSVHVVPLSQQALTVLQNLQPLTGHGRYVFPSDRSPKGDRCLSENAVLAALRRMGYEKGEMTGHGFRSMASTLLNEQGWHRDAVERQLAHAERNAVRAAYNYAEHLPERRKMMQAWADYLDRLKQGADVIELDARRKA from the coding sequence ATGTTGACCGATACCGAGATCAGACGGGCCAAGCCGAAGGAGAAGGCTTACAAGCTCTCTGACGAGAAAGGGCTGTATCTGGAGATCATGCCGAACGGCGCCCGGTACTGGCGGATGAAGTACCGCTTCGAGGGCAAGGAAAAGCGCGCGGCCTTCGGCGTGTATCCCGAGGTTACCCTAAAGGAGGCCCGTGATAAGCGTGACGAAGCGCGGAAGCTGCTGGCCCAAGGCATCGACCCCACCGAGCACAAGCGGGCCATAAAGGCAGCCAAGGCCGCGTTGACGGAGCACAGCTTCGAGGTGATCGCCAGGGAATGGCATCAAAAGGTGTCATCCGCCTGGACGCCCGGCCATAGCGAAAACGTGCTATCGCGGCTGGAACAGAACATCTTCCCCGCAATCGGCGACAAGCCCATTTCGACCATCACCGCCCCTGACCTACTCAAGACTCTGCGAGAGACCGAGTCCCGCGCCCCGGAAACAGCGCGCCGCCTGCGCCAGACCTGCGGCCAAATATTCCGCTACGCCATCGCCACCGGCCGGGCGGAACGCGACCTATCCGGGGACCTGCGCGGCGCCCTGACCCCAGCCGGCGCCAAACGGCACCATGCCAGCATCACGAAACCTGCGGAAATTGGTGATCTGCTGCGCAACATCGATGGTTATCACGGCTCAGTGGTCGTCAGGGCCGCTCTTCGGCTTGCCCCCCTGGTCTTTGTGCGGCCGGGAGAGCTGCGCCAGGCCGAGTGGTCGGAAATCAACTTCGAGGCGGCGGAATGGCGCATCCCTGGCCCCAAGATGAAGATGCGCTCCGTCCACGTCGTCCCCCTGTCACAGCAAGCCTTGACGGTTCTGCAGAATCTTCAGCCTCTCACCGGCCACGGCCGCTACGTGTTTCCTTCCGATCGCAGCCCCAAGGGTGACCGCTGCCTCTCAGAGAATGCCGTTCTGGCGGCGCTGCGGCGTATGGGGTACGAAAAAGGCGAGATGACCGGCCACGGCTTCCGCTCCATGGCGTCCACCTTGTTGAATGAACAGGGCTGGCACCGCGACGCCGTCGAACGCCAGCTTGCCCACGCCGAACGCAACGCCGTACGCGCCGCCTACAACTATGCCGAGCATCTGCCCGAGCGCCGTAAGATGATGCAGGCCTGGGCCGACTACCTGGACAGGCTCAAGCAAGGGGCCGACGTGATCGAGCTCGATGCGCGGCGGAAGGCTTGA
- a CDS encoding transglycosylase SLT domain-containing protein: protein MNSKFMADGVLKVGQVRLLFRKFNRRTRQRCLGAGVAALLVSQLYGCGNPVPEQRKLPQSERIRAAGELRVLIRNKRFSSSRTALGPAGFERDLLQKFAEYLGVRLRFIPVQARSIAERLGDGDADLAAVPSHSPARVGDAMQVGMTSVDEGEPPPFAEVTRVGGWIAAAAGGLRGIAQNSAQKFNPRLALAEYPQRSVRALRWAIPESAGVCGSRALALMFADPEGEYLARAAENFFRDLREHKGLDQLADRHFGHREGVDTALDRTLRKSYGRQLGKYRRTFVEAGERHGLDWRLLAAVAFQESKWDGNAVSAEGVRGMMMLTGATAREMGVDRNNAGQSIHGGARYLKEVWSRLPEEIAEPDRTWLALSAYNLGLGSVENARRLAKGMGRDPNKWIDVKKALPLVGAKRSGGRPRHPSARGKLTVHYVNRVRHYYDLLVRLSEKKRGERAEQG, encoded by the coding sequence ATGAATTCAAAGTTCATGGCGGACGGCGTTCTGAAAGTCGGACAAGTCAGGCTTTTGTTTCGCAAGTTCAATCGCCGTACCCGCCAGCGCTGTCTCGGCGCGGGTGTCGCGGCGCTACTGGTGTCTCAGCTTTACGGCTGCGGCAATCCGGTTCCGGAGCAGCGCAAGCTGCCGCAATCCGAAAGGATCAGGGCGGCGGGAGAGCTCCGGGTGCTGATCCGCAACAAGCGTTTCTCCTCGTCCCGGACGGCTTTGGGCCCGGCCGGTTTCGAGCGCGACCTCCTCCAGAAATTTGCCGAATACCTTGGCGTCAGGCTCCGGTTCATTCCCGTCCAGGCCCGAAGCATAGCGGAACGGCTGGGCGACGGCGACGCTGATCTGGCGGCGGTTCCTTCCCATTCCCCCGCCCGTGTCGGCGATGCAATGCAAGTCGGGATGACGAGTGTCGACGAAGGCGAGCCTCCACCGTTCGCCGAGGTTACGCGGGTCGGCGGCTGGATAGCGGCGGCTGCGGGTGGCCTTCGGGGAATTGCGCAGAATAGCGCGCAGAAGTTCAATCCACGGCTCGCCCTTGCGGAATATCCGCAACGTAGTGTGCGTGCGTTGAGGTGGGCCATCCCTGAAAGCGCCGGCGTTTGCGGCTCGCGGGCGCTGGCGTTGATGTTCGCCGACCCGGAGGGCGAATACCTGGCGCGGGCGGCCGAGAACTTCTTCCGCGACTTGCGGGAGCACAAAGGACTCGATCAGTTGGCTGATCGCCACTTCGGTCATCGCGAGGGCGTCGATACTGCCCTCGATCGCACGCTGCGCAAGTCTTACGGTCGTCAGTTGGGCAAATACCGCAGGACTTTCGTCGAGGCGGGGGAACGCCACGGCCTGGATTGGCGGCTGCTTGCGGCGGTGGCTTTCCAGGAATCGAAATGGGACGGCAATGCCGTGTCGGCCGAAGGCGTGCGCGGCATGATGATGCTTACCGGCGCGACGGCACGTGAAATGGGGGTCGACCGCAACAATGCGGGGCAGAGCATTCACGGCGGCGCGCGCTACCTCAAGGAAGTATGGTCGCGCTTGCCGGAAGAGATCGCCGAACCCGACCGTACTTGGCTCGCGCTGTCCGCCTACAACTTAGGTTTAGGCAGCGTCGAAAACGCGCGCCGCTTGGCGAAGGGCATGGGGCGAGACCCCAATAAATGGATAGACGTCAAGAAGGCCTTGCCGCTGGTCGGCGCCAAACGCTCCGGCGGACGTCCGCGCCATCCTTCGGCGCGGGGAAAACTGACGGTTCATTACGTCAACCGGGTACGCCACTACTACGATCTGCTGGTGCGCCTCAGTGAGAAGAAGCGAGGCGAGCGGGCGGAGCAAGGTTAG
- the tadA gene encoding tRNA adenosine(34) deaminase TadA — protein MSEPRSDEIWMRHALALAQTAESAGEVPVGAVLVKNGELLGEGYNQPISTHDPSAHAEIIALRAAGKRLGNYRLVDTTLYVTLEPCAMCMSAILHARVGRLVFGAADPKRGAVVSALRLNEAEFMNHRVELTEGVLAEECGELLRDFFRSRR, from the coding sequence ATGAGCGAACCACGCTCTGACGAAATCTGGATGCGTCACGCCTTGGCGCTGGCCCAGACCGCCGAATCGGCGGGCGAAGTGCCGGTCGGAGCGGTGCTGGTCAAGAACGGCGAACTCCTGGGCGAAGGCTATAACCAGCCTATTTCCACCCACGACCCCAGCGCCCATGCCGAAATCATCGCCCTACGGGCTGCGGGGAAACGGCTGGGCAACTATCGGCTGGTGGATACCACGCTGTATGTCACACTCGAACCCTGCGCGATGTGCATGAGCGCGATCCTGCATGCCCGTGTCGGCAGGCTAGTGTTCGGCGCCGCCGATCCCAAGCGCGGCGCGGTGGTGAGCGCGCTCCGGCTGAACGAGGCCGAGTTTATGAACCACCGGGTCGAGCTGACGGAAGGCGTGCTGGCCGAGGAATGCGGCGAGCTGCTCCGGGATTTCTTCCGGAGCCGGCGCTAA
- the guaA gene encoding glutamine-hydrolyzing GMP synthase has protein sequence MTDIHAQKILILDFGSQYTQLIARRVRELGVYSEIHPYDCGDDFITEFAPQGIILSGGPESVTGTDTPRAPASVFTRGVPVLGICYGMQTMAAQLGGKVEAVEHREFGYAQVRARGHSQLLNEIEDHTTAEGYGLLDVWMSHGDQVVGLPPGFKLIASTESAPIAGMADEERRFYALQFHPEVTHTRQGKRILERFVRKLCRCEVRWTTGNIIEDAIAKVRSKVCAERVVLGLSGGVDSSVVAALLQHAIGEQLTCVFVDTGLLRLNEGDQVMATFAEHMGVRVLRVNAEERFLGALQGVADPEDKRKIIGRLFVEIFDEEAAKIEDARWLAQGTIYPDVIESAGSKTGKAHVIKSHHNVGGLPETMKLQLVEPLRELFKDEVRQIGLELGLPYEMVYRHPFPGPGLGVRILGEVRKEYADLLRRADAVFIEELYRHDLYDKVSQAFAVFLPVKSVGVMGDGRRYDYVVALRAVETVDFMTARWAHLPYDFLDLVSRRIINEIPGISRVTYDISGKPPATIEWE, from the coding sequence ATGACCGACATCCACGCCCAAAAAATCCTGATCCTGGATTTCGGCTCCCAGTACACCCAGCTCATCGCGCGGCGGGTGAGGGAACTCGGAGTGTACAGCGAAATCCATCCCTACGACTGTGGCGACGATTTCATAACCGAATTCGCCCCGCAGGGCATCATCCTCTCCGGCGGCCCCGAGAGCGTAACCGGGACCGATACGCCCCGGGCGCCAGCCTCCGTGTTCACCCGCGGCGTGCCGGTGCTCGGCATTTGCTACGGCATGCAGACCATGGCGGCCCAACTCGGTGGCAAGGTGGAAGCCGTCGAACACCGCGAATTCGGCTATGCCCAGGTCCGGGCGCGCGGCCATTCGCAACTGCTGAACGAGATCGAGGACCACACCACCGCCGAGGGCTATGGGCTGCTAGACGTGTGGATGAGCCACGGCGACCAGGTCGTCGGCCTGCCGCCCGGCTTCAAGCTGATCGCCAGCACCGAGAGCGCGCCCATCGCCGGCATGGCGGACGAGGAACGCCGGTTCTACGCACTGCAGTTTCATCCGGAAGTCACACACACCCGCCAGGGCAAGCGCATCCTGGAACGCTTCGTACGCAAGCTGTGCCGGTGCGAGGTCCGCTGGACCACGGGCAACATCATCGAAGACGCCATCGCCAAGGTACGCTCGAAAGTCTGCGCCGAGCGCGTCGTGCTGGGCCTGTCCGGCGGGGTGGACTCGTCCGTGGTCGCCGCCCTGCTGCAGCACGCCATCGGCGAACAGCTGACCTGCGTCTTCGTGGATACCGGACTGCTCCGCCTGAACGAAGGCGATCAAGTCATGGCGACCTTCGCCGAACACATGGGCGTCCGCGTCCTCCGGGTCAACGCCGAAGAACGCTTCCTGGGCGCCCTCCAAGGCGTCGCCGACCCGGAAGACAAGCGCAAGATCATCGGCCGGCTGTTCGTGGAAATCTTCGACGAAGAAGCCGCCAAGATCGAAGACGCCCGCTGGCTGGCCCAGGGCACCATATACCCGGACGTGATCGAATCCGCCGGCTCCAAGACCGGCAAGGCGCACGTCATCAAATCCCACCACAACGTAGGCGGTCTGCCGGAGACCATGAAGCTGCAGCTGGTCGAGCCGCTGCGGGAGCTGTTCAAGGACGAAGTCCGCCAGATCGGCCTCGAACTCGGCCTGCCCTACGAAATGGTCTACCGCCATCCCTTCCCCGGCCCCGGCCTCGGCGTGCGCATCCTCGGCGAGGTCAGGAAGGAATACGCCGACCTGTTGCGCCGCGCCGACGCCGTCTTCATCGAAGAACTCTACCGCCACGACCTGTACGACAAGGTCAGCCAAGCCTTTGCTGTCTTCCTGCCGGTGAAATCGGTCGGCGTCATGGGCGACGGCCGCCGCTACGACTATGTGGTCGCGTTGCGCGCGGTGGAAACCGTCGACTTCATGACCGCCCGCTGGGCCCACCTGCCCTACGATTTCCTCGACTTGGTATCCCGCCGCATCATCAACGAAATCCCCGGCATCTCCCGGGTCACCTACGACATTTCGGGGAAGCCGCCGGCGACGATCGAGTGGGAATGA
- the guaB gene encoding IMP dehydrogenase, whose amino-acid sequence MRIEQEALTFDDVLLVPAYSNVLPRDVSLTTRLTRGIPLNIPLLSSAMDTVTEARLAITIAQEGGIGIIHKNMTAERQAAEVRSVKKYESGVIKEPITVPPTATIRDVMELTRARNISGVPVVDGGELVGIVTSRDLRFETRYDEPVTKAMTPKERLVTVQEGSSKEEAIRLLHQHRIEKVLIVNEAFQLRGMITVKDIQKSKDYPQACKDEFERLRVGAAVGTGAGTEERVEALVDAGVDVIVVDTAHGHSQGVLDRVRWVKTHFPQVQVIGGNIATGAAARALAEAGADAVKVGIGPGSICTTRIIAGVGVPQITAVSNVAQALAGTGIPVIADGGIRYSGDVAKAIAAGAHCVMIGGLFAGTEESPGEVELYQGRSYKAYRGMGSMGAMAQQQGSSDRYFQDSTEAEKLVPEGIEGRVPHKGSLIAILHQLVGGVRASMGYTGCRTIEEMREHANFVRVTTAGMRESHVHDVTITKEAPNYRLD is encoded by the coding sequence ATGCGTATCGAACAAGAAGCGCTGACTTTCGATGACGTCCTGCTGGTTCCTGCGTATTCGAACGTGCTCCCCCGCGACGTTTCCCTGACCACCCGGCTCACCCGGGGCATCCCACTGAACATCCCGCTGCTGTCGTCTGCCATGGACACAGTGACCGAAGCCCGGCTCGCCATCACCATCGCCCAGGAAGGCGGCATCGGCATCATCCACAAAAACATGACCGCCGAGCGTCAGGCCGCCGAGGTCCGGAGCGTCAAAAAATACGAAAGCGGCGTCATCAAGGAACCGATTACGGTGCCACCGACGGCAACCATCCGCGACGTCATGGAGCTGACACGGGCCCGCAATATCTCCGGCGTTCCCGTGGTGGACGGCGGCGAACTCGTCGGCATCGTCACCAGCCGCGACCTGCGATTCGAGACCCGCTACGACGAACCGGTCACCAAGGCGATGACGCCGAAGGAAAGGCTGGTCACGGTGCAGGAAGGCTCCAGCAAGGAGGAGGCCATCCGCCTGCTGCACCAGCACCGCATCGAGAAGGTCCTGATCGTCAACGAAGCCTTTCAGCTCCGCGGCATGATTACCGTGAAGGACATCCAGAAGTCCAAGGACTACCCGCAGGCCTGTAAGGACGAGTTCGAACGGCTGCGCGTAGGCGCGGCCGTCGGCACCGGCGCCGGCACCGAGGAACGGGTCGAGGCTCTGGTCGATGCCGGCGTCGACGTGATCGTGGTCGACACCGCCCACGGACACTCCCAGGGCGTGCTCGACCGGGTGCGCTGGGTCAAGACCCACTTCCCGCAGGTCCAGGTGATCGGCGGCAACATTGCCACCGGCGCCGCCGCCCGGGCGCTGGCCGAAGCCGGAGCCGACGCGGTCAAGGTCGGCATCGGCCCCGGCTCGATCTGCACCACCCGCATCATCGCCGGCGTCGGCGTGCCTCAGATCACCGCCGTCTCCAACGTCGCCCAAGCATTGGCCGGCACCGGCATCCCAGTCATCGCCGACGGCGGCATCCGCTACTCCGGCGACGTAGCCAAGGCCATCGCCGCCGGCGCCCACTGCGTGATGATCGGAGGGTTGTTCGCCGGCACCGAAGAGTCGCCCGGCGAAGTGGAGCTGTACCAGGGCCGCTCCTACAAGGCCTACCGCGGCATGGGCTCGATGGGCGCCATGGCCCAGCAGCAGGGCTCCAGCGACCGCTACTTCCAGGACAGCACCGAGGCCGAAAAACTGGTGCCGGAAGGCATCGAAGGCCGCGTCCCGCACAAGGGCAGCCTCATCGCCATCCTGCACCAACTCGTGGGCGGCGTCCGCGCCTCCATGGGATACACCGGCTGCCGCACTATCGAGGAAATGCGCGAGCACGCCAACTTCGTCCGGGTGACCACCGCCGGCATGCGCGAAAGTCATGTGCACGACGTGACGATCACCAAGGAAGCACCGAACTACCGCCTCGACTGA
- a CDS encoding YgiQ family radical SAM protein gives MQQARDIFSYRKFWAARFGVAPQLPLTRAEMEQLGWDSCDVVLVTGDAYVDHPSFGMALIGRLLEAQGFRVGILAQPDWHSAEPFKEFGRPNLFFGVTGGNMDSMVNRYTSDRRIRSNDAYTPDGAADRRPDRCVLVYAQRCREAYKDVPIVLGGIEASLRRVAHYDYWSDKVRRSVLVDAKADLLVYGNGERQAVEIAHRLAAGETASQLTDIRGTAFVRRDLPENWGEIDSTTIDRPGALAPPLDPYQESPAGCASPAAETGAPVRFDRHARNAANTVIRLPDFDAIRGDPVLYAHASRVLHQETNPHNARALVQRHGTSNVWLNPPALPLTTKEMDRVYGLPYSRLPHRRYAEARIPAFEMIQHSVTIMRGCFGGCTFCSITEHEGRIIQSRSEDSIIREVEAIRDTSPSFTGVISDLGGPTANMYRLACKSREIEASCRRPSCVYPGICKNLGTDHGPLIRLYRRARQLPGIKKILIGSGLRYDLAVTSPEYVKELVTHHVGGYLKIAPEHTEPGPLSKMMKPGIGTYDRFKAMFDKYSQEAGKEQYLIPYFIAAHPGTTDEDMLNLALWLKKNGFRADQVQAFLPSPMAVATAMYHSRKNPLHRISRTSETVETPRKLTQRRLHKAFLRYHDPENWPLLREALKRMGRADLIGNGKHHLIPAWQPQGTGAAETGTSQRPKRFRTQHAGVSPQGRKPALRKLRKGHG, from the coding sequence ATGCAGCAAGCACGGGACATCTTCTCGTATCGAAAATTCTGGGCCGCCCGCTTCGGCGTCGCCCCCCAATTGCCGTTGACGCGCGCCGAGATGGAGCAACTCGGCTGGGACTCCTGCGACGTCGTTCTGGTCACGGGAGACGCCTATGTCGACCACCCGAGCTTCGGCATGGCGCTGATCGGCCGACTGCTGGAAGCCCAGGGCTTCCGCGTCGGCATCCTGGCCCAGCCGGATTGGCACTCGGCCGAACCTTTCAAGGAATTCGGACGCCCCAACCTGTTCTTCGGCGTGACCGGCGGCAATATGGACTCCATGGTGAACCGCTATACCTCGGACCGCCGCATCCGCTCCAACGACGCCTATACCCCTGACGGCGCCGCCGACCGGCGACCCGACCGCTGCGTCCTGGTCTACGCCCAGCGCTGCCGCGAAGCCTACAAAGACGTGCCCATCGTGCTGGGTGGCATCGAAGCGAGCCTGCGCCGGGTCGCGCACTACGATTACTGGTCCGACAAAGTCCGGCGCTCGGTGCTGGTCGACGCCAAGGCCGACCTCCTGGTCTACGGCAACGGCGAACGCCAGGCGGTCGAGATCGCCCACCGCCTCGCCGCCGGAGAAACCGCCTCCCAGCTCACCGATATTCGCGGCACCGCCTTCGTCCGCCGCGACCTGCCCGAGAACTGGGGCGAGATCGACTCCACCACCATCGACCGACCCGGCGCGCTCGCTCCGCCGCTCGACCCTTACCAGGAATCGCCGGCTGGCTGCGCCTCGCCGGCCGCGGAAACCGGCGCCCCGGTCCGCTTCGACCGCCACGCCCGCAACGCCGCCAACACGGTGATCCGGTTGCCGGATTTCGACGCGATACGCGGCGATCCGGTACTGTACGCCCACGCTTCGCGGGTGCTGCACCAGGAGACCAATCCGCACAACGCCAGGGCTCTGGTCCAGCGCCATGGCACCAGCAACGTCTGGCTGAATCCTCCCGCCCTGCCGCTGACCACCAAGGAAATGGACCGGGTGTATGGCCTGCCCTACAGCCGGCTGCCCCATCGACGCTACGCCGAAGCGCGCATCCCCGCCTTCGAGATGATCCAGCATTCGGTCACCATCATGCGCGGCTGCTTCGGCGGCTGCACCTTCTGCTCCATCACCGAGCACGAAGGCCGGATCATCCAGAGTCGGTCGGAAGATTCCATCATCCGCGAGGTCGAGGCCATCCGCGACACCTCCCCGTCCTTCACCGGCGTGATCTCCGACCTGGGCGGCCCGACGGCCAACATGTACCGGCTGGCCTGCAAGAGCCGCGAGATCGAGGCGAGCTGCCGGCGGCCTTCCTGCGTCTATCCGGGCATCTGCAAGAACCTCGGCACCGACCACGGCCCGCTGATCCGGCTCTACCGCCGCGCCCGCCAGCTACCCGGCATCAAGAAGATCCTGATCGGGTCGGGGCTGCGCTACGACCTGGCCGTCACCTCCCCGGAATACGTCAAGGAACTGGTGACCCACCATGTGGGCGGTTATCTCAAGATCGCCCCCGAGCACACCGAGCCCGGGCCCCTTTCCAAGATGATGAAGCCTGGGATAGGCACCTACGACCGCTTCAAGGCGATGTTCGACAAGTACTCGCAGGAAGCCGGTAAAGAGCAGTACCTCATCCCCTATTTCATCGCCGCCCATCCCGGCACCACCGACGAGGACATGCTGAACCTGGCGCTGTGGCTCAAGAAGAATGGGTTCCGCGCCGACCAGGTGCAGGCTTTCCTGCCCTCGCCCATGGCCGTGGCCACGGCCATGTACCACAGCCGCAAGAATCCGCTGCACCGGATCTCGCGCACCAGCGAAACGGTGGAGACCCCGCGTAAGCTGACCCAGCGCCGGCTGCACAAGGCCTTTCTGCGCTACCACGATCCGGAAAACTGGCCGCTGCTGCGGGAAGCCCTGAAGCGGATGGGCCGCGCCGACCTGATCGGCAACGGCAAGCACCATCTGATCCCTGCCTGGCAACCGCAGGGTACGGGCGCCGCAGAGACCGGAACGAGCCAGAGACCCAAGCGGTTCCGGACCCAGCATGCCGGAGTTTCGCCGCAAGGCAGGAAACCGGCGCTCCGGAAGTTGCGAAAGGGGCACGGCTGA
- the amoC gene encoding bacterial ammonia monooxygenase, subunit AmoC codes for MATTTVGGIAAADRPLLDKKWLVFALAIYTVFYMWVRWYEGVYGWSAGLDSFAPEFETYWMNFLYTEIVLEIVTASILWGYLWKTRDRNLAALAPREELRRNFTHLTWLVAYAWAIYWGASYFTEQDGTWHQTIVRDTDFTPSHIIEFYLSYPIYIITGFAAFLYAKTRLPFFAKGISLPYLVLVVGPFMILPNVGLNEWGHTFWFMEELFVAPLHYGFVIFGWLALAVMGTLTQTFYSFSHLFERELCPDIR; via the coding sequence ATGGCTACAACAACCGTTGGCGGCATCGCCGCTGCCGACCGGCCGCTACTGGACAAGAAGTGGCTGGTTTTCGCGCTCGCTATCTACACCGTGTTCTACATGTGGGTACGCTGGTACGAAGGCGTCTACGGCTGGTCCGCCGGCCTGGACTCGTTCGCACCGGAGTTCGAAACCTACTGGATGAACTTCCTGTACACCGAGATCGTCCTGGAAATCGTGACGGCTTCGATCCTGTGGGGCTATCTGTGGAAGACCCGCGACCGCAACTTGGCCGCGCTGGCCCCGCGTGAAGAGCTGCGCCGCAACTTCACCCACCTGACCTGGCTGGTAGCCTACGCCTGGGCCATCTACTGGGGCGCTTCCTACTTCACCGAGCAGGACGGCACCTGGCATCAGACGATCGTGCGCGACACCGACTTCACCCCGTCGCACATCATCGAGTTCTATCTGAGCTACCCGATCTACATCATCACCGGCTTTGCGGCGTTCCTCTACGCCAAGACGCGTCTGCCGTTCTTCGCGAAGGGCATCTCGCTGCCGTACCTGGTGCTGGTGGTGGGTCCGTTCATGATTCTGCCGAACGTGGGTCTGAACGAGTGGGGTCACACCTTCTGGTTCATGGAAGAGCTGTTCGTGGCGCCGCTGCACTACGGCTTCGTGATCTTCGGCTGGCTGGCGCTGGCCGTCATGGGCACGCTGACCCAGACCTTCTACAGCTTCTCGCACCTGTTCGAACGCGAACTGTGCCCGGACATCCGCTGA